A window of Candidatus Cloacimonadota bacterium contains these coding sequences:
- a CDS encoding RNA methyltransferase, whose protein sequence is MINNLFLGLVHYPVYNKHNETVSTSITNLDVHDISRTCLTYGVKQFFIINPQDSQRQIFFRLKKFWDTDIAKEYNISRFNAFNIIKFSDSIEEATKLIKMEFKTNPILITTSARSFKNTVNSDNIKNILQLDSPKLILFGTAHGLTEDVIEKSDFLLEKISGVSEYNHLSVRSAVAITLDRLFRVCK, encoded by the coding sequence GTGATAAATAATCTCTTCCTCGGCTTGGTGCATTATCCGGTTTACAATAAGCACAATGAAACTGTTTCTACTTCTATAACGAATTTGGATGTTCACGATATCTCCAGAACGTGTTTGACTTACGGAGTGAAACAATTTTTTATCATAAATCCTCAAGATTCTCAAAGGCAAATATTTTTCCGGCTAAAAAAATTTTGGGATACAGATATTGCGAAAGAATATAATATTTCTAGATTCAATGCATTTAACATCATTAAATTTTCCGATTCAATCGAAGAAGCAACAAAACTGATAAAAATGGAGTTCAAAACAAACCCGATCCTGATCACGACTTCTGCTCGATCATTCAAAAATACGGTTAATTCAGATAATATAAAAAATATTTTGCAACTGGATTCCCCCAAACTAATTCTCTTTGGCACCGCTCACGGGCTTACTGAGGATGTAATCGAAAAGAGTGATTTCCTTTTAGAAAAAATTTCAGGTGTTTCCGAATATAATCATCTGTCTGTAAGGAGTGCTGTTGCCATAACACTTGACAGACTATTCCGCGTTTGCAAATAG